GCCGTCTGTCACCTTGGCCAGGGAGCTCAGGTCCAGGCTGGGGGTGAGGCGAGCACCGCCACCACACAGCAGCTCCCTCCACAGCACTGGAGGACACAGCACAGACAGGGGTAGAAAGGTTAGAGTTCAAACCAGAAGTGGATAATAAATAcaacattttatttgaaaagaTGCATGTTTACTGGTGGGCCTATCATATGAATTCATTCCACCAGTATTTTTCATGTCAACTCATTCCTGGTGGCTTTAGGGAATGAAAGCTCCACAGATTCTGTCTGTCCATAGCTATCAGGGTGGCCTAGATATAGACCAATACAGACCACTATAAACCACTATAAACCAGTATAGACAACTATAAACCACCATAAACCAATATAGaccactatataccactataAACCActatagaccaatatagaccactatagaccaatatagaccactATAGACCACTATAATCCACTATAGACCAATACGGACCACTATAAACCGATATAGACCACTATAAACCGATATAGACCAATATAaaccaatatagaccaatacgGACCACTATAGACCACTATAAACCACTATAGACCACTATAGACCACTATAGACCACTATAAACCAATATAGACCACTATAAACCAATATAGACCACTATAAACCACTATAGACCAATATAAACCACTATAGACCACTATAAACCACTATAGACCACTATAAACCACTATAGACCACTATAAACCAGTATAGACAACTATAAACCACCATAAACCAATATAGACCACCATAAACCACTATAGaccactatataccactataAACCActatagaccaatatagaccaatatagaccactATAGACCACTATAATCCACTATAGACCAATACGGACCACTATAAACCGATATAGACCACTATAAACCGCTATAGACCAATATAAACCAATACGGACCACTATAGACCACTATAAACCACTATAAACCACTATAAACCACTAGACCACTATAGACCACTATAAACCAATATAGACCACTATAAACCAATATAGACCACTATAAACCAATATAGACCACTATAAACCAatatagaccaatatagaccaatatagaccaatacgGACCACTATAAACCACTATAAACCAATATAAACCAATATAAACCAATATAGACTACTATAGATAACCCACCCAGTCTGGAGGCATAGTCAGGTCTGGGGATGAGGATGATCTTCCTATAGACTTTACAGAAGGGCTTGAGGTCTGCGTCAAAGGGCCTCCTGGACGTCCCTATGACCAGAACACGATCCTCAGGCTTCACGGACTTCAGCACCTTTACTAGGTCCTTCTTCAGACGCTTGGGCTCCAtctagagagggggagaggagagagagagagagaaagagaggaagtggagagagagaggagagagaggagagagagggagatggagagagggatgcagatagagagagagggaggagagagagagagggagatggagagagggatggagatagagagagagggagatggagagagggatggagatagagagagagggaggagagagagagggggaacaagGAAAAGGGGTTAGAGAGTTATGACCAGCCACATGAGGGCAGCATAAACTTGTTCGTAAATTCAAGATGTCCCCATTTTCAACTGCTCACAGCTGTCATCTCATATAACCCATGTTTCCCAACAATGGATGTGGGTCCCACTTTAGTTCATTCACAAACAATCAAATAATGGAGAAGGTTACTTGACAATctgctatgtaaacattattgtCAAAACAAGTCCCTTGATTACACTGTTTGTCAATGTGCACTGTAGTGTGTTGAGGGCTAGTATTGAGCAGTGCTAATAAATGGACTCTTTTTTACATTTAGTCTAGTCTTAGTCATTTTGACTCAAATATTATTACATTTTGGTCAAGTTTTTGTCAATTGAATAATGATTTAGTCTAGTTATTGTCAAAATGACAAAAACAGTGGGCCATTTTAGTCAACTAAATTCCCTTTAATAATAGTCACATTTTAGCCACATCACATTTGCATTGCCTCACTAACCTATAGTAAACATACATCACTGACTTCTATGTGACCAAACAGACATAGCCTTATCCTACCAACAGATATATATAAGAAAATATAACAATTATCTGGCCATATAAATTCTTAATTCAGCCTACATAGAtattacatacagtgcattctggaaagtattcagaacccttccccttttccacattttgttacgttacagccttattctaaaactgattaaatacattgttttctcaccaatctacacacaataccccataacgacaaagcaagaaaaaaaacagaaataccttatttacataagtattcagaacattTGCTATGAAACTttaaatttagctcaggtgcatcctgtttccattgatcgtccttcagatgtttctacaactttattgaagtccacctgtgttaaattcaattgattggacatgatttggaaaggcacacacctgtctatataaggtcccatagttgacagtgcatgtcagagcaaaaaccaagccatgaggtggaaggaattgtctgagacaggat
Above is a window of Salvelinus fontinalis isolate EN_2023a unplaced genomic scaffold, ASM2944872v1 scaffold_2004, whole genome shotgun sequence DNA encoding:
- the LOC129850412 gene encoding dynein regulatory complex protein 11-like; the protein is MEPKRLKKDLVKVLKSVKPEDRVLVIGTSRRPFDADLKPFCKVYRKIILIPRPDYASRLVLWRELLCGGGARLTPSLDLSSLAKVTDGYTQGHILQAVRLVLTPRRLAQQTTRPLTAEEFIPPLARQDPVYKEEEEAFKVQ